From one Brachypodium distachyon strain Bd21 chromosome 4, Brachypodium_distachyon_v3.0, whole genome shotgun sequence genomic stretch:
- the LOC112268684 gene encoding atherin-like → MGLSLSDTVSRPSASASAPRFGLYLRRWIAGDPVPDAEGIIHAADVYGHPPADLAAAFPRLPKTHDRYFYTTCKRVPIRGGAGYRTSRAVAGVSWGTNNNKPVVDAVTGEPIGFVETLKYGKTDWLMEEFHRLPEEAAADGIAESVLCRLYVKEHAKPGSLAVAESIAGDRILQQEPAAAAGDLLLQQAAMAAGPQRMPPSSPRNRRVMALPVLPAPAPATIQQKRAAPVVADAPRPKKRTRAAAPAAATRPVMASPPAATAPPAPKVVPLRQVPRPSGCPPPPPGLLGLEPRRPTLTVAELMALFEKNDSAVQEEAAQEEDEDEWECLDAIQQQSPTAAAAAQQEEAPADDDDQDFCDFASALETDLETETAAIPTEEDDGGAARSLVADERGDDDIALDINDVLSFVDVEDDGDGAWERVPLSDFTHLRY, encoded by the exons ATGGGCCTCTCGCTCTCGGACACGGTTTCCCGCC CTTCGGCATCCGCTTCCGCCCCACGCTTCGGCCTGTACCTCCGCCGCTGGATCGCGGGCGACCCGGTCCCCGACGCCGAGGGCATCATCCACGCCGCCGACGTCTACGGCCACCCGCCGGCCGACCTCGCAGCCGCCTTCCCGCGCCTGCCCAAGACCCACGACAGGTACTTCTATACGACCTGCAAGCGCGTCCCgatccgcggcggcgccggctacCGGACCTCGCGCGCCGTGGCCGGGGTCAGCTGGGgaaccaacaacaacaagcccGTCGTGGACGCCGTGACCGGCGAGCCCATCGGGTTCGTGGAGACGCTCAAGTACGGCAAGACGGACTGGCTCATGGAGGAGTTCCATCGGTTGCctgaggaggccgccgccgatggcATCGCGGAGAGCGTCCTCTGCCGCCTCTACGTCAAGGAGCATGCCAAGCCCGGCTCCCTCGCCGTCGCAGAGTCCATTGCTGGGGATCGTATTCTTCAACAAGAACCAGCGGCTGCTGCAGgggatcttcttcttcaacaaGCAGCCATGGCGGCTGGTCCGCAGCGGATGCCGCCGTCGAGCCCGCGGAACCGCCGCGTCATGGCGCTGCCGGTGCtccctgcgccggcgccggcgacgatcCAGCAGAagagggcggcgccggtggtggCCGATGCGCCGCGGCCCAAGAAGAGGACGCGCGCTgctgcccctgctgctgctacacGTCCGGTCATGGCGAGCCCACCGGCGGCGACAGCACCGCCAGCTCCCAAGGTGGTGCCGCTGCGGCAGGTACCACGGCCGTCGGggtgtccgccgccgccgccgggtctCCTTGGTCTCGAGCCGCGGCGGCCCACGCTGACGGTCGCCGAACTCATGGCGCTGTTCGAAAAGAATGACTCCGCCGTCCAAGAAGAAGCAgcccaagaagaagacgaagacgaaTGGGAATGTTTGGACGCCATCCAACAACAATCGCCCACCGCTGCGGCCGCGgctcaacaagaagaagcccccgccgacgacgacgatcaAGATTTTTGCGACTTCGCGAGCGCGCTTGAGACCGACCTTGagacggagacggcggcgatACCAACAGAGGAAGATGATGGCGGCGCCGCGAGATCGCtggtcgccgacgagcgaggAGACGACGACATCGCGCTGGACATAAACGACGTGCTCAGCTTCGTCGACGTTGAAGACGACGGCGATGGCGCCTGGGAAAGGGTGCCTCTCTCGGACTTCACTCATCTTCGGTACTAG